The nucleotide sequence GGGCTATGCAGATGCTGGATTTAACCTGGGTGGGAAATTTACACTAAGAAAATTTCAGCTGTGATTAACCATTTTGTTTTAGACAGTGAAACAGCACTTAATGCTGAAGCCAAATTAAGGCTCAGTGATTCTTTCTCTCCTGTATGATAAATACTGCTGCCAGAATCCACTCTCAACCAAAGTCCCAGGTTCCAAAAGGTGCCTACTACATACAAACATCACTCAAGGCATCACTCACCTACTGGAGATAACATTTCGTTGCAGTTCCTGACGGTCAAATGTAGCAAGGGCACAGAGCCCACCATACACAGCCACATTGCTGGGAGATAACAACTACAGAGACAGGGAGAGACACAGAGCAAGCTGTCACTGACTATCAAAATGGTGTAAGGGTGGTATTGAGTCTTCTACCCCAAGCCTTTCTTTCAAGCAGTGACAAGATTAGTCCTTATCAAATGCAGTGGAAGCACTCAGCTTGCTCTCACCCACTGTGTGGGATGACAGGGCCAGAGCAGTAATACTGCTAAGAGAGCAGGCATCAATTTCAGGAGGTTTTGGTTGATTGAGCAACACAGAATTATAAATTTCACAGGTAACTCTTATGATCTAGAATAGAACACTTAGAGAAGCCAAGAACAGAGACTTaaaccaaaaataaaccaaCCAACCAGCACAATTCACAGCACCACCAAACTATATAGGAATGCTGCAAGAATAACTACAATATCTGAATTTTACAACATAATACTTAGAAGAACTGCATCCCCTCCAAGACTTGCACATAGCTCCCTCTTGGTCCTCACCTCAGGGAAATCACAGTGATCAAATGATGCCAACAAGAAGCACTTTGCTGCCTGTTTGTACTTCCGGGCAGCTAGCTCGGCCAAGCCTAGGAACCAGAAAAAGTTAGTCCTTTTTTAATGACAGTATACAAACTAGAGAAAATTGAAAAATCTAGGGAGTAGGAAAGGCCCCCACATCGTTGCTAGTGCCTTCACTAGTGAAGTAAAACAAGATCCTCAGACTGTACCAAGCATCCTTTGAACTACATTGACTCACACAGGTATCCTCTCTGAAGAAAgtcagggagaagaaagagatggCAAAAACCAGCAGTTCTATCTCACCAGCTTCATTAAATTTTGCATGTCTGGTATGGAAATACAAAGTCTGTCAAATATGAGAGAAAAAATAGAGCCCTATGGACAGCTAACAAGTAGAAAGACAGGCAAACCATACAGGAAGCTGAAGGACTCACTCACCTGCTGCACATTTCAGTTTGGTGAGAATTGCTTGTGTCTGGCtatctctttctcctctttgcTAAAGCATAAAACAAAGCAGTAGTGAGCAAGCAGTATGAAAGCTATTTTGCTTACAACTGTCCCCAGGATATTTTACTCTGATAATTAACTTGCCAAACTCAATGGCAAGATAACTTAATCTTATTTGTCTTGGGAAATATGGCAAAACGGAAGATGGGAGGTATCTGTTTTTACCGTAAGTCAAATTTTGTACACATATATCACGAGAGAAGTCATaaagggggaaaggaagaaatcaTTTTACAAatttagaaacagaaaacaaagggaaaatttATGCAAGTCAAAGAGCAGGAGCTTACTTCTGCAATTTCTGGTGTAGACTCAGCCTTGCTTACATAGCTCAGAACGTGAGACCAATTCTGAAGGTAGACACTGACCTGTAGAGAGCCAGAAACAGTGTGGGGCAGGCATGGACAAATGGCACTCCTCAGATAAGCCACATCATTGCGGACACAAGAGCCAAGTATGGGGGGCAACTTCACAGCAGGTGTCATAAAGACACCCCCCAGGTACCTCTGCCTGCAACTCCTCCTACCTTGATAACATTGAGACACATGTTGATGACATGTTTAGCACTGGTGCAGTAATCACGGGCTCGTGAGTAACACTTGAGAGCATTGCTGAGGTCTCCACAGTCCAGGTAATGATCACCTAAATCATCGTGGCCTCTCCTGGAGGATGGGAATTAAAACATCAATGAACTGCATGCTCAGAAAGGGACAAAGGCAGTTTGTCCCAAACAAGCAACTCAACACACTGACCTCAGGACACATCCCATATTAAGTGCATGGAGGAACAAAATGCTCTTCcttgctccagcagagcctTCTGCACCTCACCTGATACTCTCCTTGATGGAGTTCCCTTTGTAATTTTTCAGATCTGTATCGAGTTTCTCCAGTTTAAGAAGAGCTTTTTTGCGTGTAGCCTCAACCCAAGCTGTGTCAAGAGGAGGGGGTTCAATTCCACTGTCAGGGACAGCATCAGGTGTATTTTGCACTTCTCTGAAAGAAAGGTATTTTAATGAGGCTATTGGACTGAACACGTTTCAAAACAGAAGTCTGCTAAGTGCCTGGCAATGCTACCTTAACAAACAGTACTGCATACACAAAATTGGCCAAAGAGAAAATAAGGGTAGTGGGGGAAAAGAAACATATTGCTTAAAATGTCCAGTGCAAACAGTAACACAAGCATCACAGATGTTTACAAATACTTCACAAAATTATGCTAATGATCTTAGGATGAACATACTGTCACACACGTGGTAAAGACTACCCATGCAAAACAGACAGGAAATCATGAATTAAGcataacaacaaaaataatgcAAAGATGGGAAGCGTGGATGGATACGTGAGATATCAAAGGTTATCCTTAACAGCTAGCCTGTTTATAGAGCAGGGTGGAGggaacaaaccaaaacaaggcAAAGAGTTAGATTAGGTATTAACTTATGAAAACAAAAGCATCTAGAACAAGTCTCCATAATCTCGGGGAAAACAAATATGTTCATTAGTATCTGAGGCAGTTGCAAGGACTAAACTCACCTCAATATCTACCTGCAGCTTTTTAAAGCACAAAGATTTCAGAATGAAATAATGCCTTCTGTGCTCTATCTTTTAATAAAGCATGAACACGCATTTCGCTGCTATTAAATTCTAAGGGCAAAGACAATTTGTGCAAGGTACATGCTGGTATTACATGCAAAGTCCTCCACTGCAGCACATCACTCTTAACTCTGTCAGGAAAGCTCCCCAGGTTCCCTGGGCTGTTAGTACCTCGTGGCCTCGGACAGCTTTCTGTGGATTTCTTCATACACATCAACATTAAAAGTCCTCTGGACAAATGACAGAGCCATCTTGAGAGCCTCCACGCGCAGCTGCGGGCAGTGGTCAGCGATGAACTGCAGCCGCTCGATCCGCATCAGCCCGCTGTAGCTGGATGCATACTGCTCCAAATCCTGCCAACAAAACCTGGCCTCAGGAGGTGCAAATGGACACACCACAGCAGGCTACCACGCTGTGacctgcacagcttctcctgCACGCCTCACCCCCTCAAGGAGGGCAAAACAACTCAAAAAGCAGTAAGATCAGTCCATGTCTGCTTTCTTCAAACATTAGTAATTTCCTCAGAAATATGCTCTACATTACAATTTACCTTTTTAACATTTCAGTTGTGATGCTTTTGTGGTTAAGACTAACCAGCTTTAAGATTtttcagaggggtttttttccaaaattcttAAAGGAAGAGACCATACACAAGAAATGCacccacagccctcagcagcacGTACCAGTGTGGGGTTTTCCACCACATAGTTGATATCAGGTGAATTTTGCTGATCTTCTTGTGGATCTACGTCAATCTGCATGGGCTCCACTGCACCctgaaacagcaaaacaagGTCAAAAGAAGCTTATTATATTTGAGCAGGAAATACTCCTTGGTCTTTTGATATGCTTAGGACTTTTCTCTAGCAACATCACTGAGCATGATGGCTAATGCAAGCAGCAGCATGGCTTAGCACTCACCAGAGCAGTTTATTTGGGTTGGTAAATATCAATTTGAAAATCAAATTGAAAAAATGAAGGGGTCAATAAATGTGATTCTACAAAGTATCTGAGGTACGCATATGCATTCCATTTCTTGTCTCTGAGCAAGAGCGGGTGTTATCACTCAGATTAAGAAGATCCTAAAGGCAAAATGTACCAAAAAACTCACCACAACCTTTCAAAATTACTTTAATGCTTAGAAataaaatttggggggggggggggggggaaagaagCAAAAACTGTTACACTTCTAAGAAGTATTAAAAACCATAAAGAACAGAATGCAGAATGACAATTTCAGAGTTTCCAGCATAGCAAGGAACAATTTGTCTGCACTGCAGGGATCTGCCATTAGTCAAACTATCTTACTATAGTTTTTGAGTGCTCAGACAGAGCCTCTTTTGGAGAAACAACAGAATTTTATTCTCCCAGTATATCCTGCACTGCTTTGAGCCACAAGGACTCACACCAATGCAGTGACTTCAGCACAGCTGCATTGCTACAGCCCCAGGCAAGACCAGCTTGCAACCCCATTCCACAAACTAACAGGTCTGCTGGCACAAAATTCTCTGTCTCCTCCTAGTCAAAGTGTGCTGAATAGTCCTCCTAGGAATTACTGTGAGAAAATAAAGTGAGGAAAACTTAGCAGACTGTCTTCTGATAAAATGTGCACATATTAGATAAGCTTGATTTGGTGTAAATTGCAAAAGTGGACCTCACAAAAGGCAGACATGCCAACCACCTTGCCCCCACACACATCTGattatttccatatttttacTGATTTTACTGTCTGTTGAGAAATCAAAGATTGAGGGGGTTTTGGACTGGGTTGACTGGTTGAGTTTTTTTGTGAGAAGAAAAAGGGCAGATCCAGATTTCCTATCTCTAAAAACTACACTCACCCACAGTCTGGAGGTCTTAATTCTTTCACAAACTGATAAATATCAAATACATATCTCACCATTGAAATCTCccaaaatctgaaataaaagcaAGTGAAGCACAAAAACATTTGTTTCCTAGTTTACTAACCTTTCCATGaaggaaagggagggagggagagagggcacAGAGGAAATTTTGATTGTCTAGATCACCCCTCAGGCAAACTGTGCATAAAAACAAGTAACTCACCATATGCTGAGACCATTAGTTTTCCCACTTTTATCTACCTTTTGTCTTTTCTTACATCACAAACACTTAGTGCCAAGGTTAGTTTGTTTAGGCTGTGCTTGCCTGCCACAGTAAAAACACAATTACAGACTCCTTAGAAAACAGCATTACAAAGGTAACCGTAATTCCAGTGGAACAGAACAATGTGTGTCTTCCTAGGCTGAGACTCTGCCCTCTGCATTTCTCACCTAACTCCCAGACAAGGAAAAACACAAGTGGGCTGAAAGCCCCAGTAGGACAAGCAAACTCAAACTTTTCAACCTCTTTACTTTGAAAGGAAGATGCAAGGTTGACTTAAAAACTACTCACAGAGCAAATAATAAACACTCCCCAAGATTTCCTGAGCCCCACTGGGTGCTCTGTTGAGGGTACCTCACACAAGCAGATATCCTGGTGCCTGAGCTGACACCTCCTGCTGTACTCGGCAGGAATAGGCGTGCTCTGTTGCTGGACGGGGTGCAGTACAGATCTGTCACTAACGGAGGGGCTGAGTTGGATGCTGACCTGTCCCTCGTCCTCTCCTCACTGCCCAAAGCCCCGCGCCCTCACACAGATATGCTACTGCTAAAACTTGCAAAGGACAGCCTTCGCAGGTACCTCGTGTCACCGACACACCCGGCGCTCTCCCCTGCACTAGAAACTCGCGGTTCCTCCTCTCTGGGGATCTCACCGTACCCGCGGCCCCGCTGCAGCCCTGCCCGCGGCACGCACAACGCGGCACCAAACACGGGGCCACCGCGGCGGCGGGGACGCCACGGGTGCCACAGGGTGCTCGGCGGAGCGCTGCTCCTCGCCAACGGCGGCGGAAGCGACACGGACCCGAGGGAAGGGCGAGCGAGGGCCCAAGGCCAGCCGACAGCCGCTCCCTTCCCGTGCAGCGCAAGGAGAAGGCCTCACGGCGCCCCCGGAGGCCGCGGTCGAGCAGGGGTCTCAGAGCCCGCGCGGGAGGGACGCGGAGCGCGGCGCGGCGCGAGGCCCGGGCCGGCGGGCCGCAGCTGCCCCGTACCTGCAGGTTAAAGACCTGGACGGGCAGCGGCATCCTCCCCTCACGCCGCCGCTTCCGGCCGCCCGCCCCTCCCGCTCCGCTTCCGTTTCCGGGCCGCGCGTCGCGGCGAGGCCGCGGCCAGCAGGTGAAGCTCTTAAaggggccgcggggccgggcggccccgcggcggcAGCGGCTCGACGACCTCCGGGCGCTCCCTCCGCGGGGCCGCCGCCACCTCCCGGAGCGCGGGGCCATGAGGGGGTCGCACCCTGCGGCGGGGGCCCGCGGGGCTGCAGCATGAGCGCTCCGTGCCTGGGGCTGCGCAGGGCCGgggtcctgctgtccctgggcgccgctgccctcctgctgctgctgctgccgcggGGGCagcgccccgccgcgccccgcccgccgcccgccgccgggctcagcgcggccccgccgctccgcgCGGGCCCCGCGGGCTCGGCCCGAGCGCCGGGCGGCGGAGGCCTCGCGGGCGGCTCGCAGCTTGCGCGGAGCGGCCGCCTCGGCACCGCCGGCAGCGCGGCCAGGGAGAGCCTGGAGCTCAAGGACATCTTCATTGCCGTGAAGACCACGAGGAAATACCACAAGAGCCGGCTGGACTTGCTCCTCCAAACCTGGATCTCCCAGGCGAGGGGACAGGTGAGAGGCTGCCAGcggcaggggcagccccagcctcagccctgcGCTGTCCAGGACAGCTACGGCGCTCTCACggagtttttctttcttgtgttAAAAGAGGCTTTCTTCGTAAGGCTTGAAAAGTCGTTTTGTATAAACGGTTGGTGTGAACATGCTTCCAAAAGAGCTCGTTGCTGATTAGGCCAGTTAGCTGCAGTATGGCATCGGTAGTCCAACCAGACATAGTTTGCTGATTTTTGTATGTCTTAGAAGGTGCTTTCATGATAGTGAAACATTCCTGGTGATGACGCATCTAAGCCAATATTTTGGACTAAGTACTTACGTTTTTCTGTAGAGCATAAGATTTGTTCCCTTGTTTCAGAATTTTGGTCGATTCAAGTATATTAATGGGATTTTATCCAGCAGCTGGAACAAGACTGTGTTAGCCACCTGCCACTTCCCACCCTGACTTGCATTCTTTCTTCTTTACCTGCTTGGCAGCTGTGGATGATTCCTAGCCAGAGAGAGGAGGTAGTACCAAAAAAGACCAAAATCCTTTCTGTCTGGAAATCAGTTGTACTGTGAGACAAGGAGGGTAAAATACAGCCTGCTTTATTAAAATGACATTCTTCTAGTTTGTAATGAAAAAATGTAACAAATAAGGCA is from Passer domesticus isolate bPasDom1 chromosome 20, bPasDom1.hap1, whole genome shotgun sequence and encodes:
- the GPS1 gene encoding COP9 signalosome complex subunit 1 isoform X2; protein product: MPLPVQVFNLQGAVEPMQIDVDPQEDQQNSPDINYVVENPTLDLEQYASSYSGLMRIERLQFIADHCPQLRVEALKMALSFVQRTFNVDVYEEIHRKLSEATREVQNTPDAVPDSGIEPPPLDTAWVEATRKKALLKLEKLDTDLKNYKGNSIKESIRRGHDDLGDHYLDCGDLSNALKCYSRARDYCTSAKHVINMCLNVIKVSVYLQNWSHVLSYVSKAESTPEIAEQRGERDSQTQAILTKLKCAAGLAELAARKYKQAAKCFLLASFDHCDFPELLSPSNVAVYGGLCALATFDRQELQRNVISSSSFKLFLELEPQVRDIIFKFYESKYASCLKMLDEMKDNLLLDMYLAPHVRTLYTQIRNRALIQYFSPYVSADMRKMATAFNTTVAALEDELTQLILEGLINARIDSHSKILYARDVDQRSTTFEKSLLMGKEFQRRAKAMILRAAVLRNQIHVKSPPREGSQGELTPANSQSRMSTNM
- the GPS1 gene encoding COP9 signalosome complex subunit 1 isoform X1; amino-acid sequence: MPLPVQVFNLQGAVEPMQIDVDPQEDQQNSPDINYVVENPTLDLEQYASSYSGLMRIERLQFIADHCPQLRVEALKMALSFVQRTFNVDVYEEIHRKLSEATREVQNTPDAVPDSGIEPPPLDTAWVEATRKKALLKLEKLDTDLKNYKGNSIKESIRRGHDDLGDHYLDCGDLSNALKCYSRARDYCTSAKHVINMCLNVIKVSVYLQNWSHVLSYVSKAESTPEIAEQRGERDSQTQAILTKLKCAAGLAELAARKYKQAAKCFLLASFDHCDFPELLSPSNVAVYGGLCALATFDRQELQRNVISSSSFKLFLELEPQVRDIIFKFYESKYASCLKMLDEMKLLLWFIVLQDNLLLDMYLAPHVRTLYTQIRNRALIQYFSPYVSADMRKMATAFNTTVAALEDELTQLILEGLINARIDSHSKILYARDVDQRSTTFEKSLLMGKEFQRRAKAMILRAAVLRNQIHVKSPPREGSQGELTPANSQSRMSTNM